Proteins encoded together in one Clostridium felsineum DSM 794 window:
- a CDS encoding GNAT family N-acetyltransferase, with protein sequence MSIELIKYDEKYMCLIEKWEKRRELFKYLSHTRPKFLLTGNEKEEKSTLFFMIKVDEKIIGAVWLEDITKVEAKLSIYIAEISKRGKGIGETIIKKLIKLVFNDLKLKKLYLHARETNTRAIKLYEKCGFRITYKYPSRHFSDGSYQGIYEMCLNF encoded by the coding sequence ATGAGTATTGAACTTATAAAATATGATGAAAAGTATATGTGTTTAATAGAAAAATGGGAAAAACGTAGAGAGTTATTTAAGTATCTTTCCCACACTAGACCTAAGTTTTTACTTACTGGCAATGAAAAGGAAGAAAAAAGTACCTTGTTTTTTATGATAAAGGTAGATGAAAAAATTATAGGAGCAGTATGGCTTGAAGATATAACAAAAGTTGAAGCAAAGCTAAGTATATATATTGCAGAGATCAGTAAGAGAGGTAAAGGAATAGGCGAAACGATTATAAAAAAGTTAATCAAGCTAGTTTTTAATGATTTAAAGTTGAAAAAATTATATTTACATGCTAGAGAGACAAATACAAGGGCAATAAAACTATACGAAAAATGTGGCTTTAGGATAACCTATAAGTATCCAAGTAGGCACTTTTCTGATGGTTCCTATCAAGGAATTTATGAGATGTGCTTAAATTTCTGA